A genomic segment from Sulfuritalea hydrogenivorans sk43H encodes:
- a CDS encoding PglL family O-oligosaccharyltransferase produces the protein MQISLLLLGLMVTVPFLNPIHHHPIPSFYGEWWALVLGLLAATAGLLAAPVRLVLPSILKLPALFLAVVLVQWLAGMIAYPEFALFHIGYLAWAAVIVTMSATLSDRIGRDRLFRSIAAAILVGALLSAGIAFAQRLNLSISPELMFPQRGGRMLGNIAQSNKLGSYLWLGILSVLYLREQKAVSNLAAFVFVLLLGTATGLTGSRMALANGVALVLAACFAYRIGTRSDNRFRISFLLLALAMLLGAKPLFSNLPRTGMEPVSAAERLTESNIGGDARIELWRDTLTIIGDHPWVGNGAGNFPWRMVEAAARAPAGAATHPGAEHSHNIALQVAADFGIPLLALSAAILAIWLFHLRKSRLDGSMCFGLAVLIVWAIHSLLEYPLWYTDALGIFCLVLGAIDPRAASVAYPARRPILPAALAAGVLALMPLRLDYARLDEATNRIPGTPTAADWKQRIDTVADIAKNSGLGSYAYIALGSLLEPEERLAAAQSHVCERAMKLWPDAAIIARCAYLRHLTGRTAEGKELLEMALAAYRDSSKQAAIGTALELAAKKNPGAKAGVFPVR, from the coding sequence ATGCAGATCAGCCTGCTTCTGCTCGGGCTGATGGTGACGGTGCCTTTTCTGAATCCGATCCATCACCACCCCATACCTTCGTTCTATGGCGAGTGGTGGGCGCTGGTTCTTGGCCTGCTGGCGGCAACGGCGGGGCTTCTGGCGGCGCCTGTGCGGCTGGTTCTGCCATCCATCCTGAAATTGCCCGCCCTCTTCCTGGCGGTCGTTCTGGTTCAATGGCTTGCCGGGATGATCGCCTATCCCGAGTTTGCCCTGTTCCATATCGGATACCTGGCATGGGCTGCGGTAATCGTCACAATGAGCGCGACTCTGTCGGATCGGATCGGGCGGGATCGCCTGTTTCGGTCGATTGCGGCAGCGATTCTTGTCGGTGCCCTGCTCAGTGCCGGAATTGCCTTTGCCCAGCGACTGAATCTGTCCATCAGCCCCGAACTGATGTTTCCGCAGCGGGGGGGGCGAATGCTGGGAAACATTGCGCAATCAAACAAACTGGGCAGTTACCTTTGGCTGGGCATCCTCTCCGTCCTGTATCTGCGCGAACAGAAGGCGGTCTCCAACCTTGCCGCATTTGTCTTCGTGCTCTTGCTTGGTACGGCAACAGGGCTCACCGGCTCGCGCATGGCTCTGGCCAACGGGGTTGCGCTGGTGCTTGCCGCCTGTTTCGCCTATCGCATCGGTACGCGCAGTGACAACCGGTTCCGGATTTCATTCCTGCTCCTTGCTCTGGCAATGCTGCTTGGTGCAAAACCGCTTTTCTCGAATCTGCCGAGGACGGGCATGGAGCCGGTATCCGCGGCGGAACGCCTGACCGAATCAAATATCGGCGGTGACGCGCGGATCGAGCTATGGCGCGACACACTGACCATCATCGGCGACCACCCCTGGGTCGGCAACGGTGCCGGCAACTTCCCATGGCGCATGGTCGAGGCCGCGGCCCGAGCACCGGCAGGCGCTGCAACCCATCCCGGCGCCGAACACTCGCATAACATCGCCCTGCAAGTCGCCGCCGATTTCGGCATACCCTTGCTTGCGCTGTCCGCGGCAATTCTTGCCATCTGGCTGTTTCACCTGCGCAAGTCGCGACTGGACGGCAGCATGTGTTTCGGCCTGGCGGTGCTGATCGTATGGGCCATCCATTCCCTGCTCGAATACCCCTTGTGGTACACGGATGCGCTGGGAATCTTCTGCCTTGTCCTGGGCGCCATCGATCCTCGCGCCGCCTCAGTCGCGTACCCGGCTCGCCGCCCGATACTTCCGGCCGCACTTGCAGCGGGAGTATTGGCGCTGATGCCTCTCAGGCTGGACTATGCTCGGCTTGACGAAGCGACCAATCGCATTCCAGGCACGCCAACTGCCGCCGACTGGAAGCAGCGCATCGACACGGTTGCCGATATCGCCAAAAATTCAGGGCTGGGCTCTTATGCCTATATAGCGCTCGGATCTCTGCTGGAACCGGAAGAACGACTGGCCGCTGCGCAAAGCCACGTCTGCGAGCGCGCAATGAAACTCTGGCCCGATGCGGCCATCATTGCTCGCTGCGCCTATCTGCGTCACTTGACGGGGCGCACGGCCGAAGGAAAAGAACTGCTGGAAATGGCCCTCGCGGCCTACCGCGATTCGTCGAAACAAGCGGCGATTGGCACGGCGCTGGAACTTGCGGCGAAAAAAAACCCCGGCGCAAAGGCCGGGGTTTTTCCTGTGCGCTGA
- a CDS encoding type IV pilus biogenesis protein PilM translates to MRREPGRKPAVLLADSVEKGVDDEATLSALKKPMRLDHYRCTTLLSHGKYQLIQTDAVAGAPDEAREVVRWKLKDQVEFPVDTAAIDLLPIPSDGRTPQVFAAISPESAIAPLVQAFQAARVPLAAIDLPEMSQRNLATLFAEEGRGQATLIFDEDEGLLTFTRDGELLVVRHVELTARQLMTADGDRRGMLFERIALDVQRSLDNFDRMYSAIPLAHLLVAPIPGVDGFLAHLRANLTISVVPLDVSRVLDLGAVPALLDPLRQFQCLRAIGAALRDEPAAA, encoded by the coding sequence ATGCGTCGCGAACCCGGTCGCAAGCCAGCGGTATTGCTGGCCGACTCGGTCGAAAAAGGCGTCGATGACGAGGCAACCCTGAGCGCGCTGAAGAAACCGATGCGACTCGACCATTACCGCTGCACCACATTGCTCAGCCACGGCAAGTACCAGCTCATCCAGACCGACGCGGTCGCCGGCGCGCCCGACGAAGCCCGAGAAGTGGTGCGCTGGAAGCTGAAGGATCAGGTCGAGTTTCCGGTCGATACGGCGGCCATCGACCTGTTGCCGATCCCGTCCGATGGCCGGACGCCGCAGGTGTTTGCCGCGATCTCGCCCGAATCGGCCATCGCGCCTTTGGTTCAGGCGTTCCAGGCGGCCAGGGTGCCGCTGGCGGCGATCGATCTGCCAGAGATGTCCCAGCGCAATCTTGCGACCCTGTTCGCGGAAGAGGGCCGCGGCCAGGCGACCCTGATTTTCGATGAAGACGAAGGCCTGCTTACCTTCACCCGGGACGGCGAATTGCTGGTGGTGCGCCACGTCGAGCTTACCGCACGCCAGTTGATGACCGCCGACGGCGATCGTCGCGGCATGCTGTTCGAGCGAATTGCGCTGGATGTGCAGCGCTCGCTGGACAATTTCGACCGCATGTACAGCGCAATTCCACTGGCCCATCTTCTGGTGGCGCCGATTCCCGGCGTCGATGGTTTCCTTGCTCATCTGCGTGCCAACCTGACGATCTCGGTGGTGCCGCTGGACGTTTCGCGCGTCCTGGACCTCGGTGCCGTACCGGCCCTGCTGGATCCCTTGCGCCAGTTTCAATGCCTGCGTGCAATCGGCGCCGCGCTGCGCGACGAACCGGCGGCGGCATGA
- a CDS encoding PilN domain-containing protein has product MSAQINLYHPRFLKQHELLTLRNLALAAAALYGLLAVAGGWAWQDAAARREAAAAVETQLKTARDQVEAATKAAATRKPGVQLIAEVDSAEALLRRRGEIARLLESGAVGSAGGFSEYLRGFARQAPDGLWLTGFTIGAGGNDMEIRGSMLNPATLPDYIRRLGTEKAFQGRSFASLTLNRADPPPAVRPVGAGVAVLPVPSARDAAPGSAGGMTLAPRPVDFILMPKMAEAKDARQ; this is encoded by the coding sequence ATGAGCGCACAGATCAATCTCTACCATCCGCGCTTTCTCAAGCAGCACGAACTGCTCACGCTGCGCAATCTGGCGCTTGCCGCCGCCGCGCTCTACGGCTTGCTGGCGGTGGCCGGCGGCTGGGCCTGGCAGGATGCCGCTGCGCGCAGGGAAGCGGCGGCGGCGGTCGAGACCCAGCTGAAGACAGCCAGGGACCAGGTGGAAGCCGCGACCAAGGCCGCGGCGACACGCAAACCCGGCGTGCAACTGATTGCCGAAGTGGACAGCGCCGAGGCGCTGTTGCGTCGTCGCGGCGAAATTGCCCGCCTGCTGGAAAGCGGAGCCGTCGGCAGTGCCGGCGGTTTTTCCGAGTATCTGCGCGGTTTTGCCCGCCAGGCACCGGACGGCCTCTGGCTGACGGGTTTCACCATCGGTGCCGGCGGTAATGACATGGAGATACGTGGCAGCATGCTGAATCCCGCCACCTTGCCCGATTACATTCGCCGCCTGGGCACGGAGAAAGCTTTTCAGGGGCGCAGTTTTGCTTCCCTGACCTTGAATCGCGCCGATCCGCCCCCGGCGGTTCGCCCCGTGGGAGCAGGTGTCGCCGTGCTACCAGTGCCCTCCGCAAGGGATGCCGCCCCTGGCTCTGCCGGGGGCATGACTCTTGCGCCGCGCCCGGTCGATTTCATCCTGATGCCGAAGATGGCCGAGGCGAAGGACGCCAGGCAATGA
- a CDS encoding secretin N-terminal domain-containing protein: MRHAIHAHWMLLLLAGTLAGCAVPQRPGNEVLGQINDVLLKSATERKAPPPDVTDKSLMPPLAPQAAAEIAATEPRFDLSVVNAPATQVFMALVSGTRYSMLLPPDISGSITVNLKDVTVMEALDTIRELYGYEFRLQGKRIFIEPNTIKTRVFHINYLASRRQGSSDLRVTGSSMTAGGGTAGSGTTSTPTTSQTIPAGTGTSTSARGNDTSRVSMTTDSDFWGDLNRALGTIVGAAEGRSVVVNASSGVVLVRALPHELRNVEKYLRATQLVAERQVMLEAKIIDVTLSEDFQAGVNWGAFKSGPNSFSGVGVGQPGATLTAGAGTAQVIGTTATPTLSVTPGQFGSIAASVLGKGFIGLAFQTSNFAALLNFLETQGSVSVLSSPRIATLNNQKAVLKVGTDELFVTNVTSSTTTTTTGSVSSPSVTLQPYFSGISLDVTPQIDEDGNIILHVHPAISTVVEKEKTINLGALGTYVLPLAASSINETDSIVRVQDGNIVAIGGLMRQEQTSDRSQLPGATGFISNALGQRSSALRKRELVILIKPTMIDNDRAWTKDIQDVQERVRAYPSVRPAQ; this comes from the coding sequence ATGAGACACGCAATCCACGCGCACTGGATGCTGCTGCTCCTTGCAGGGACGCTGGCTGGCTGCGCCGTACCGCAGCGCCCCGGCAACGAAGTGCTGGGACAGATCAACGACGTCCTGCTGAAATCCGCGACGGAGCGCAAGGCGCCTCCTCCCGACGTCACCGACAAGTCGCTGATGCCGCCGCTGGCGCCGCAGGCGGCTGCTGAAATTGCGGCAACCGAACCGCGCTTCGATCTCTCGGTGGTCAATGCGCCGGCCACGCAGGTCTTCATGGCCCTGGTGTCGGGTACCCGTTACAGCATGCTGCTGCCGCCCGATATCAGCGGCAGCATCACGGTCAACCTCAAGGACGTGACCGTGATGGAGGCGCTGGACACCATCCGCGAACTCTATGGCTATGAATTCCGCCTGCAGGGCAAGCGCATCTTCATCGAGCCCAACACGATCAAGACTCGCGTCTTCCATATCAACTACCTCGCCAGTCGTCGCCAGGGCAGCAGCGACCTGCGGGTCACCGGCAGTTCGATGACCGCCGGCGGCGGCACGGCGGGAAGCGGCACGACATCGACGCCGACCACCAGCCAGACCATTCCGGCCGGCACCGGCACCTCGACCTCCGCGCGCGGCAACGATACCAGTCGCGTCAGCATGACCACCGACAGCGATTTCTGGGGCGACCTGAATCGCGCGCTGGGCACCATTGTCGGCGCCGCCGAAGGCCGCAGCGTGGTCGTCAACGCTTCATCGGGGGTGGTTCTGGTGCGCGCCCTGCCGCACGAGTTGCGCAACGTCGAGAAGTATCTGCGGGCGACCCAGCTGGTTGCCGAGCGGCAAGTCATGCTCGAGGCCAAGATCATTGACGTGACGCTGTCCGAGGACTTCCAGGCCGGCGTGAACTGGGGCGCCTTCAAGAGCGGTCCGAACAGTTTCTCCGGCGTCGGCGTGGGCCAGCCCGGCGCCACGCTTACCGCGGGTGCCGGCACGGCACAGGTGATAGGCACGACCGCCACGCCAACGCTATCGGTGACGCCGGGGCAGTTCGGCTCGATCGCGGCGTCGGTGCTGGGCAAGGGCTTTATCGGCCTCGCTTTCCAGACCTCGAATTTCGCGGCGCTGCTGAATTTCCTGGAAACCCAGGGCAGCGTCTCCGTGCTGTCGTCGCCGCGCATCGCCACGCTCAACAACCAGAAGGCGGTACTCAAGGTCGGCACCGACGAGTTGTTCGTGACCAACGTCACCTCGTCGACCACGACCACGACGACCGGCTCGGTGTCGTCGCCCAGCGTGACGCTGCAACCCTATTTCTCGGGGATCTCGCTCGATGTCACGCCGCAGATCGACGAGGACGGCAACATCATCCTGCACGTGCATCCGGCGATCAGCACGGTGGTGGAAAAGGAAAAGACCATCAACCTGGGCGCGCTTGGCACCTACGTTCTTCCGCTCGCGGCCAGCAGCATCAATGAAACCGACAGCATCGTCCGCGTCCAGGATGGCAACATCGTGGCCATCGGCGGCCTGATGCGCCAGGAACAGACCTCCGACCGCTCGCAGTTGCCGGGCGCCACCGGGTTTATCTCCAACGCACTGGGCCAGCGCTCATCTGCGTTGCGCAAACGCGAACTGGTCATCCTGATCAAACCCACCATGATCGACAATGACCGGGCCTGGACCAAGGATATTCAGGACGTTCAGGAGCGTGTGCGGGCCTACCCGTCAGTCAGACCCGCGCAATAG
- a CDS encoding ExeA family protein: MYLNHFGLHEFPFGITPDTSFIYSADAHQEALNTLLIGLNTGEGFIKITGEVGTGKTLLCRRFLATLGDDQVVAYLPNPMLEPRILLIAIAEELGLKLQGLDYQFHLLKEFNQHLLDMAAQGKKVVICIDEAQSMPLASLEALRLLSNLETEKSKLLQVVMFGQPELDEKLSNPAVRQLRQRIVFHYRMPGLKQQESAHYLAHRLRVAGHRDGDVFQPGSARLLFRLSSGTPRLVNVLAHKSMLLAYGEGKTRVSRNHVLLAGRDTEGLPPLHWWQRW, encoded by the coding sequence ATGTACCTCAATCACTTCGGCCTCCATGAATTTCCATTCGGCATCACGCCGGACACCAGCTTCATCTATTCCGCCGACGCGCACCAGGAAGCCCTCAACACCCTGTTGATCGGCCTTAATACGGGTGAGGGCTTCATCAAGATCACGGGTGAAGTCGGTACCGGCAAGACTTTGCTGTGCCGTCGCTTTCTGGCAACGCTCGGCGATGACCAGGTGGTCGCCTACCTGCCCAATCCGATGCTGGAGCCACGCATCCTGCTTATCGCGATCGCCGAGGAACTCGGCCTCAAGCTTCAGGGCCTCGACTACCAGTTCCATCTCCTGAAGGAGTTCAACCAGCATCTGCTGGACATGGCCGCACAGGGAAAGAAGGTGGTGATCTGCATCGACGAGGCGCAATCCATGCCGCTGGCAAGTCTGGAGGCGCTGCGGCTGCTGTCGAATCTTGAAACCGAAAAATCCAAGCTGCTGCAAGTTGTGATGTTCGGCCAGCCAGAACTCGACGAGAAGCTGTCCAATCCCGCAGTGCGCCAACTACGTCAGCGCATCGTGTTTCACTACCGGATGCCGGGGCTCAAGCAGCAGGAGTCGGCGCATTACCTGGCCCATCGGTTGCGCGTGGCCGGGCATCGCGATGGGGACGTTTTTCAGCCGGGCAGTGCGCGCTTGCTGTTTCGCCTGTCCAGCGGCACGCCGCGCCTGGTGAATGTGCTGGCACACAAGTCGATGCTGCTGGCCTACGGCGAGGGCAAGACCCGCGTGAGCCGCAACCACGTCCTGCTGGCGGGCCGCGATACCGAAGGCCTGCCCCCGCTGCACTGGTGGCAACGGTGGTGA
- a CDS encoding tetratricopeptide repeat protein, translated as MSLVNKMLRDLDARRAGESDRAALPAAVTPLAARQEPRRGLPPLWFGLALAAAGLGAAAWYGMQPAIPEPAVATPVAAAPAAAPKPERVEPAVAPEAEKPASMSLRMADALSMTPAAGSAPPRKAVAAAPKLPEQAAVAVVPPRQPVVALPRVPATAPDARIDKQVRLPSPAERAELEYRRGVQAQRQGHVEDAAASYRVALEGYPEHAAARQTLAALLIELRHYDDAEELLRKGAELAPVRLASALALARLKVERNQAPAALDILLKHAAAGEGSAEYQGFAGALLNRAGRVQEAVERYKAATRLAPGEGRWWAALGIALDASGKIPEARDAYLKARSLPGLPADLAQHIEQRLR; from the coding sequence ATGAGCCTGGTCAACAAGATGTTGCGCGACCTCGATGCGCGCCGCGCCGGAGAAAGCGACCGTGCCGCCTTGCCCGCGGCGGTGACGCCCCTGGCGGCGCGTCAGGAACCGCGCCGGGGTCTGCCGCCGCTGTGGTTCGGCCTCGCGTTGGCGGCCGCGGGCCTCGGTGCCGCGGCGTGGTACGGAATGCAGCCGGCCATCCCCGAGCCGGCAGTCGCAACGCCCGTCGCGGCAGCACCCGCAGCGGCTCCGAAACCCGAACGTGTCGAGCCTGCCGTTGCACCGGAGGCGGAGAAGCCCGCTTCGATGTCCTTGCGCATGGCCGATGCGCTGTCAATGACTCCGGCGGCTGGCAGCGCGCCGCCGCGCAAGGCCGTGGCGGCTGCGCCGAAGCTGCCCGAGCAAGCGGCCGTTGCTGTTGTGCCGCCGCGTCAGCCGGTGGTGGCTTTGCCCAGGGTTCCGGCGACTGCGCCCGATGCTCGCATCGACAAGCAGGTGCGCTTGCCGTCACCGGCTGAACGGGCGGAGCTTGAATACCGGCGCGGCGTTCAGGCACAGCGCCAGGGCCACGTGGAAGACGCCGCTGCCAGCTATCGCGTGGCACTTGAGGGCTATCCCGAACATGCCGCGGCACGCCAGACACTGGCCGCACTGCTGATCGAGCTAAGGCATTACGACGACGCGGAAGAACTCTTGCGCAAGGGCGCCGAACTGGCCCCGGTGCGTTTGGCGTCGGCCCTGGCCCTGGCGCGACTGAAGGTCGAGCGCAACCAGGCGCCGGCTGCGCTGGATATCCTCCTGAAACATGCGGCCGCTGGCGAGGGCAGCGCCGAGTACCAGGGATTTGCCGGCGCGCTGCTGAATCGTGCCGGTCGCGTTCAGGAAGCGGTCGAGCGCTACAAGGCGGCGACGCGCCTGGCGCCCGGCGAAGGCCGCTGGTGGGCGGCTCTGGGCATTGCGCTCGACGCCTCGGGGAAAATTCCGGAAGCGCGCGATGCATATCTGAAAGCGCGTTCGCTGCCGGGCCTGCCGGCCGATCTGGCGCAGCACATCGAGCAGCGCTTGCGTTAG
- a CDS encoding ComF family protein, with translation MATGLAKAVKSCAAALLPQDCFLCAAPADDKLLCPSCAAGLPYLSAARCPVCALPTPDSSVCGACLKQPPHFDATHAVFRYEAPIDSLVQALKYAHRLASADFLGSALAQIAVPLRPDLIVPVPLSRARLVERGFNQAVEIARPLARALGTALELDHIHRRRDTRPQASLPWKERAKNIRHAFECDLDLGGKTVLVVDDVMTTGATLDELARTLKAHGASRVENRVLARALKDRGPL, from the coding sequence ATGGCCACAGGTCTGGCCAAGGCGGTGAAAAGCTGCGCAGCCGCCCTGCTGCCGCAGGACTGCTTCCTCTGCGCGGCGCCTGCCGACGACAAGCTGCTGTGCCCATCGTGCGCCGCCGGGCTGCCGTATTTGAGCGCCGCACGCTGCCCCGTCTGCGCGCTGCCGACCCCGGATTCCAGCGTCTGCGGGGCCTGCCTGAAGCAACCGCCGCATTTCGATGCGACGCACGCCGTCTTCCGCTACGAAGCTCCGATCGACAGCCTGGTCCAGGCGCTCAAATACGCTCACCGTCTCGCCAGCGCCGACTTTCTCGGCAGCGCCCTCGCACAAATCGCCGTACCGCTGCGCCCCGACCTGATCGTGCCCGTGCCCCTCTCCCGCGCACGCCTCGTGGAACGTGGCTTCAATCAAGCCGTTGAGATTGCGCGGCCGCTGGCACGCGCCCTGGGAACAGCTCTGGAACTCGACCATATTCACCGTCGCCGCGACACCCGACCGCAAGCCAGCCTGCCATGGAAGGAGCGGGCGAAAAACATCCGCCACGCCTTCGAATGCGATCTCGACCTTGGCGGCAAGACCGTGCTGGTGGTCGATGACGTGATGACCACCGGTGCCACCCTCGACGAACTGGCGCGAACGCTCAAGGCGCATGGCGCGTCGCGCGTGGAGAATCGCGTGCTGGCGCGGGCGCTGAAGGACCGGGGGCCGCTGTAG
- the bioB gene encoding biotin synthase BioB has product MTATAAPQTASPAASSSTSSAFVPAPRWTTEALVALFELPFSDLMFRAQEVHRANHKANAIQRSTLLSIKTGGCSEDCGYCSQSAHHGEAQREALLEVTDVVAAAQAARDKGATRFCMGAAWRGPKDKDLDRVTDMIVAVKALGMETCVTLGMLKEGQAKRLKEAGLDYYNHNLDTAPEFYGQVITTHAQSERFDTLDRAREAGIKLCCGGIVGMGETRRQRASLLVELANMSPPPESVPINELVPMPGTPLENAPPLDPFEFVRTIAVARITMPGSMVRLSAGRQEMSDELQALCFLAGANSIFYGDKLLTAGNPEADRDEALFARLGLTSA; this is encoded by the coding sequence ATGACCGCCACAGCCGCCCCCCAAACCGCATCCCCCGCCGCATCTTCCTCCACATCCTCCGCCTTTGTTCCGGCCCCGCGCTGGACCACCGAGGCCCTCGTCGCCCTGTTCGAGCTGCCTTTCAGCGACCTGATGTTTCGCGCCCAGGAAGTGCATCGGGCCAACCACAAGGCCAATGCCATCCAGCGCTCGACCCTGCTGTCGATCAAGACCGGCGGTTGTTCGGAGGATTGTGGCTACTGCTCGCAATCGGCGCATCACGGCGAAGCGCAGCGCGAAGCGCTGCTGGAAGTCACCGATGTGGTTGCCGCGGCGCAGGCCGCCAGGGACAAGGGCGCCACGCGCTTCTGCATGGGCGCCGCCTGGCGTGGTCCGAAGGACAAGGATCTCGACCGCGTCACCGACATGATCGTTGCGGTCAAGGCGCTCGGCATGGAAACCTGCGTCACGCTCGGCATGCTGAAGGAAGGCCAGGCCAAGCGGCTGAAGGAAGCCGGGCTCGACTACTACAACCACAACCTGGATACGGCGCCGGAGTTCTACGGCCAGGTCATCACCACCCATGCCCAGAGCGAACGCTTCGACACCCTCGATCGCGCCCGCGAGGCAGGCATCAAGCTGTGCTGCGGCGGCATCGTTGGCATGGGCGAAACGCGGCGCCAGCGCGCCTCGCTGCTGGTCGAGCTGGCCAACATGAGCCCGCCGCCCGAGTCGGTGCCGATCAACGAGCTGGTGCCGATGCCCGGCACGCCGCTGGAAAACGCGCCACCGCTCGATCCCTTCGAGTTCGTCCGTACCATCGCGGTGGCGCGCATCACCATGCCCGGCTCGATGGTGCGACTCTCCGCCGGTCGTCAGGAGATGAGCGACGAGTTGCAGGCACTGTGTTTCCTCGCCGGCGCCAATTCGATTTTCTACGGCGACAAGCTGCTGACGGCAGGCAACCCCGAAGCCGATCGCGACGAAGCCTTGTTCGCGCGGCTGGGACTGACTTCCGCCTGA
- a CDS encoding methyltransferase domain-containing protein, giving the protein MRDDFARAAESYDSAAVLAREVGARMAARLDLVKIAPARVADIGCATGDGIRELQQRYPKAQALAVDYALPMLRAVKDRTPLTQRIMRRAPRLVNADVRALPLAANSLGLVWSNLMLHWLDDPLPALRELHRVLEVGGLLSFATLGPDTLKELRAAAAKVGAGDTARRFLDMHDLGDMLVAAGFGDPVMDMELVTLTYAAPRAFLADQRHLGVRDALLGHQGWRDWRRLLGAWPRDAEGRLPASFEIVHGHAWKPEPRQIADGRAVVKFHSR; this is encoded by the coding sequence ATGCGCGACGACTTCGCGCGCGCGGCCGAATCCTACGACTCGGCTGCGGTCCTGGCCCGCGAAGTGGGCGCTCGCATGGCGGCCCGGCTCGATCTGGTAAAGATCGCTCCCGCGCGCGTTGCCGACATCGGCTGCGCCACGGGCGACGGCATCCGCGAACTGCAGCAGCGCTATCCGAAGGCGCAGGCGCTGGCGGTCGATTACGCGCTGCCCATGCTGCGCGCCGTCAAGGACCGCACGCCGCTCACCCAGCGCATCATGCGCCGCGCGCCGCGGCTGGTAAATGCCGATGTGCGTGCCTTGCCGCTGGCCGCCAACTCCCTGGGCCTGGTCTGGTCGAATCTGATGCTGCACTGGTTGGACGATCCGCTGCCGGCCTTGCGCGAATTGCACCGCGTGCTGGAAGTCGGCGGCCTGCTCAGCTTTGCCACGCTCGGCCCCGACACGCTGAAGGAATTGCGTGCCGCGGCGGCGAAAGTCGGCGCCGGCGATACGGCGCGGCGCTTCCTCGACATGCACGATCTGGGCGACATGCTGGTGGCCGCCGGCTTTGGCGATCCGGTGATGGACATGGAGCTCGTTACGCTGACCTATGCGGCGCCGCGTGCCTTTCTCGCCGATCAGCGCCACCTCGGTGTACGCGATGCATTGCTCGGTCATCAGGGCTGGCGCGACTGGCGGCGCTTGCTCGGCGCCTGGCCGCGGGATGCCGAAGGGCGGCTTCCGGCCAGTTTTGAAATCGTCCATGGCCATGCCTGGAAACCCGAGCCGCGGCAGATCGCCGACGGGCGCGCGGTGGTGAAGTTCCATTCGCGATGA